A single window of Montipora capricornis isolate CH-2021 chromosome 14, ASM3666992v2, whole genome shotgun sequence DNA harbors:
- the LOC138031330 gene encoding uncharacterized protein, producing the protein MEKALLSLLAEIGSQVTVATVKSNQPGLHKFFVEGRGKEFLRSIGRKYSCSVETITETPVIVLGGEIEAIDLSYLDEVFNRTDFPLPEKCNTKNGEEALTLDDVENFIGEVTQQEQFTVESAPINTTTKVHEDEPMEQDNPWGSTWIKNTRIQFCSGDLTKQSTDAILIINKDNLNLKKGGQLNREIAKAGGLSLKEESKIVITEN; encoded by the exons ATGGAAAAAGCCCTTTT ATCCCTCTTGGCTGAGATAGGTAGtcaagttaccgtggcaacagtaAAATCGAATCAACCGGGCCTGCATAAGTTCTTCGTGGAAGGACGTGGTAAAGAATTCTTACGGTCGATTGGGAGAAAATATTCCTGTTCTGTGGAGACAATCACGGAAACTCCTGTTATTGTTCTTGGAGGCGAGATTGAAGCCATCGATTTATCCTATCTTGACGAGGTTTTTAACAGAACTGATTTTCCTTTGCcg GAAAAGTGCAACACGAAGAATGGAGAGGAAGCGTTAACCTTAGATGACGTTGAAAACTTTATTGGTGAAGTTACTCAACAA GAGCAATTTACAGTCGAATCAGCACCGATCAACACGACAACTAAAGTCCATGAAGACGAACCAATGGAACAAGACAATCCTTGGGGAAGCACATGGATTAAAAACACGCGAATTCAATTTTGCTCCGGCGATTTGACAAAGCAGTCGACGGACGCGATTCTGATAATAAACAAAGACAACCTCAACCTTAAAAAAGGTGGTCAACTGAATCGAGAGATTGCCAAAGCAGGAGGCTTATCACTCAAGGAGGaatctaaaatagtaatcactgAAAATTGA
- the LOC138032500 gene encoding protein mono-ADP-ribosyltransferase PARP14-like codes for MTGSGNLPCCYIIHVISYPGSPQILDLQLGVKKGLQLADAQGLVSIALPAIGAGALHLSLGDSSRVLSGGILSFLVQAPRSLREIKLVFLEESTLMSYFHEMKLEFVPFVMLEEYSPLSSTNPSDDDFKLVPLSQPDLEECKADDEQIFNSPPASPTQFRVYGQNRPSIVNTISSMRQFFASHCASQKITHKMVPQITQECWSSLFKVAIHHEVELMCNASENGITVRGNANDVSKVVGRVWQEITRLSEQQSDLERRKLLTKYVRWNFILLDKEISIKENISASLEDAYNQQCREVRLFVQNCEFKVDFNAMTVFSTRSQNPPLRLSRRMATDSGIVTPDCWNPQPCFPDGGPIPVLLVNLDPSEGEYRQVFERFFNTGGNGNILTIERVQNLCLYTQYTTYRQEVERNNGRSGYNNQNERQLFHGTKGCNVKAINLQGFNRNFCGRNGALYGNGVYFASNASYSMTYATPDSLNVRRMYLARVVVGFFAPGQKGLLVPPPLLQHAPEVLFDSVVDNVTNPKVFVVFRDFQCYPEYLITFKTTA; via the exons ATGACTGGATCCGGGAATCTTCCTTGTTGTTACATTATTCACGTGATTTCGTACCCGGGTTCTCCACAAATTCTCGACTTACAACTCGGTGTGAAGAAGGGACTCCAGTTGGCGGACGCACAAGGACTAGTTTCCATTGCTCTCCCAGCTATTGGCGCCGGAGCCCTGCATTTGTCGTTAGGCGACTCGTCTCGAGTGTTATCTGGAGGTATTCTGAGCTTTTTGGTCCAGGCTCCCAGGTCACTTCGCGAAattaaacttgtatttcttgaAGAGAGCACACTGATGTCATATTTTCATGAGATGAAACTGGAATTTGTCCCTTTTGTAATGCTTGAAGAGTATTCTCCCTTGTCAAGTACTAATCCGTCAGACGACGATTTCAAACTGGTACCGTTATCGCAGCCAGATCTAGAGGAATGCAAAGCAGATGACGAGCAAATTTTCAATAGCCCTCCTGCTTCTCCGACGCAATTCCGTGTGTATGGCCAGAATCGACCGAGCATCGTCAACACGATAAGCAGTATGCGACAATTTTTTGCTAGTCATTGTGCGAGTCAAAAAATAACCCACAAGATGGTGCCTCAGATCACCCAAGAGTGCTGGTCTTCGCTCTTCAAGGTCGCAATTCACCACGAGGTCGAGTTAATGTGTAATGCGTCCGAAAACGGTATCACCGTTCGTGGAAATGCGAATGATGTGTCCAAAGTGGTCGGCCGCGTCTGGCAGGAAATTACAAGGCTGTCTGAGCAGCAAAGCGACTTGGAAAGACGCAAGCTTCTGACGAAGTATGTTCGATGGAATTTTATCCTTCTCGATAAGGAGATAagtattaaagaaaatattagcGCATCCCTGGAAGACGCATACAATCAACAATGTCGCGAAGTTCGACTTTTTGTGCAGAATTGTGAATTCAAGGTGGATTTCAATGCAATGACTGTATTCTCAACCCGCAGCCAGAACCCACCTCTTCGTCTAAGTCGAAGAATGGCTACGGACTCCG GGATTGTTACGCCAGATTGTTGGAATCCCCAGCCTTGCTTTCCAGATGGGGGCCCCATTCCAGTGCTGTTGGTAAATCTAGACCCTTCAGAAGGTGAATACAGACAGGTATTTGAAAGGTTCTTCAACACGGGAGGTAACGGCAACATCTTGACCATCGAACGAGTGCAAAACCTCTGTCTTTACACGCAGTATACAACGTACAGACAGGAAGTGGAAAGAAATAATGGAAGATCTGGCTACAACAACCAGAATGAGCGACAACTCTTCCATGGCACCAAAGGCTGCAATGTTAAAGCCATCAACTTACAGGGGTTTAATAGAAATTTCTGCGGAAGAAACG GAGCATTGTACGGAAATGgagtttattttgcttcaaaCGCGTCTTATTCAATGACCTACGCCACACCCGATAGCTTGAACGTGAGGCGCATGTATTTGGCCCGTGTAGTGGTGGGATTCTTTGCGCCGGGACAAAAGGGACTTCTAGTGCCTCCACCATTGCTCCAGCATGCGCCTGAGGTCTTGTTTGATTCTGTAGTTGACAATGTGACCAATCCAAAAGTCTTTGTGGTTTTCCGGGACTTCCAGTGCTATCCAGAATATCTTATTACCTTTAAGACCACTGCTTGA